From the genome of Nostoc cf. commune SO-36:
AAATAACAAGATTTTTACAAAATTGCTTTAGATAAACAAACTATAATAAAATTGAATAAAATCTATATTTTAACTATAATGATTAGCTCATTACGGCTGCTAAATTTTAAAGCATTTGAGAATCAATTAGTTGAATTCAAATCGCTTACCCTACTCTCTGGTTATAATAGCACTGGTAAATCCTCTGTGTTGCAAGCACTATCACTGCTGCATCAATCTTACCAGCAAGGTTTACTACAAAGCAATGGTTTATTGCTCAATGGAAATTTGGTAAATATTGGCACAGCTAATGATGCTTTGTATGAAAATGCCAAACAAGACTATGTAGGATTTGAGCTTAGTTTAAAAAACGGAACTAAAGGAACATGGCACTTTAAATACAACTCATTAGAAAGAGAAGCAGATTTTTTAGAGAGTGGATTCAACTCTGTTGATGCCGATGTTTATCAGTCAAGCATTTTTAGTAAAGAATTTCATCACCTTCAATCAGAACGTGCAACAGTTGCATCAGGAATCTTAAATTACCAAAGGCGAGAACTTAGACAAATTGGTGCGCTTGGCGAATATACAGCACATTTTCTCTACACTTATGGTGATCAACCAATCCCCATCGCCGAACTCGCTCACTCGCAAGCAAAATCAACAAATTTGCTAGACCAAGTTGAAGCATGGATGGGAGAAATAAGTTCTGGCCTACGCATTCAAGTTGACGCACATCTAGATATGGATTTGGTTAACTTAAAATTTAGTGACCATATTGGATACGGCATTACCTACGTTTTACCAATTATCGTGGCAATTCTAGCATCTAATCCAGGTGCATTAATTCTTATTGAACACCCAGAAACCGGACTCCACGCCCAAGCACAAACAAAGCTGGGTAAGCTGTTAGCGCTGGCTGCTAACTGTGGCGTTCAAGTTGTGGTAGAAACTCATAGCGACCAGATTCTAAACGGTATTCGTCTTGCGGTGCATGGTGGTAAAATTGAGCCGACGGATGTGCAATTACATTACTTTCAACGTCACCACAACCAAGATCAAGCTTTTATTAAAGTTGTGTCACCACGCATTGATAAAGACGGCAGAATTGACCGATGGCCTGATGGTTTCTTCGATGAGTGGGAAAACAGTTTAATAGTTTTATTAGAACCTGCAAAATCATAGCTCGCTTCTGTTGCAAGTTGCGATCGCTCTCTTTTGCTCTAAAAATGAGGGTAATCGATCTACCGTTTTCCTCTAGCAATCGGGCGCTCGCTCACTAATTAGGATTTATTGACAAATTCTTCTCTCTTTTTTCAGAAATATTTAAGTAATAGCGAAGAGATGGATGTATGTAGTATTCGTTATAAGAAAGCGGATTAATTGATGGATCATCGTAATAATAATAGAAATGTACCCCACCTCTTTGTTTTACTCTTGCTCCTCCTTGACGCTTAATACCAATAACACCCCATATAAATAGCTGACGTATTAACTCATTTGAATTTACATAAATATTTTTGTGTTTAGTGAAATCATTTAACTTACTTATCATCTCAGATTGAGATATTTTGTGAAGAGAACCGCTAAAGATAGTTAGAATATCTTTAACATAAGGAACTTGGTGTTGGTATTCTATTATTAAATCTGTATATTTACTTTGGCTATATTTTTCTTGTTCCGCTAATCTCGTGTCATCTGGTTCAATTACAGTATGATTACTTCTGACTGCTATCTCAATGGCGAAACGGACAAAGGATATAATATCTCGCGGTCTTTTAAATGTTCTGTCAATAATATATTTTTCTGCTGAAGCCTTACTTCGATAGTTTTTGTCTGAAAAAACCTTTTTCCAAATCTCTTGATTCGATTCTGAATCCCCAAGACCTAAACTTACTCGAACCCGTTCACAAACTACATCTTTTAATTCATCAACGCTCCAGTTTAAAGTTTCTTCATTTTGTCTTAATTTATCTTGGTCATTAAAAAAAAGACTATCG
Proteins encoded in this window:
- a CDS encoding AAA family ATPase, whose translation is MISSLRLLNFKAFENQLVEFKSLTLLSGYNSTGKSSVLQALSLLHQSYQQGLLQSNGLLLNGNLVNIGTANDALYENAKQDYVGFELSLKNGTKGTWHFKYNSLEREADFLESGFNSVDADVYQSSIFSKEFHHLQSERATVASGILNYQRRELRQIGALGEYTAHFLYTYGDQPIPIAELAHSQAKSTNLLDQVEAWMGEISSGLRIQVDAHLDMDLVNLKFSDHIGYGITYVLPIIVAILASNPGALILIEHPETGLHAQAQTKLGKLLALAANCGVQVVVETHSDQILNGIRLAVHGGKIEPTDVQLHYFQRHHNQDQAFIKVVSPRIDKDGRIDRWPDGFFDEWENSLIVLLEPAKS